The proteins below are encoded in one region of Takifugu rubripes chromosome 1, fTakRub1.2, whole genome shotgun sequence:
- the map2k6 gene encoding dual specificity mitogen-activated protein kinase kinase 6: MEGGSEKEGFCASPPPHQSKGEMSQPRGAKKKPALKLPKEVFEQPPPAPVPPRDLDSKACVTIGEKNFEVKADDLERIAELGRGAYGVVDKMRHVPSSLIMAVKRIRATVNTQEQKRLLMDLDISMRTVDCFYTVTFYGALFREGDVWICMELMDTSLDKFYKQVIEKGLTIPEDILGKIAVSIVKALEHLHSNLQVIHRDVKPSNVLINTQGQVKMCDFGISGYLVDSVAKTMDAGCKPYMAPERINPETNQKGYNVKSDIWSLGITMIELAILRFPYDSWGTPFQQLKQVVEEPSPQLPAGQFSPEFVDFSSQCLKKVSKERPTYTELMQHPFFTSHDTKETDVASFVQVILGD; the protein is encoded by the exons atggagggagggagcgagaaaGAAGGCTTTTGtgcttcccctcccccccatcaaAGCAAAGGGGAAATGTCTCAGCCGAGAGGAG cCAAGAAGAAGCCGGCGCTCAAGCTCCCGAAGGAGGTCTTCGAGCAGCCGCCCCCGGCCCCCGT aCCCCCCAGGGATCTGGACTCCAAGGCGTGTGTGACCATCGGAGAGAAG AATTTCGAGGTGAAGGCCGACGACCTGGAGCGGATCGCCGAGCTCGGCCGGGGAGCGTACGGGGTGGTGGACAAGATGAGGCACGTGCCCAGCAGCCTGATCATGGCGGTGAAG CGTATCCGGGCGACGGTGAACACGCAGGAGCAGAAGAGgctgctgatggacctggacaTCTCCATGAGGACGGTGGACTGTTTCTACACCGTCACCTTCTACGGAGCCCTTTTCAGAGAG GGCGATGTGTGGATCTGCATGGAGCTGATGGACACGTCCCTGGACAAGTTCTACAAGCAGGTGATTGAGAAGGGCCTGACCATCCCCGAGGACATCCTAGGAAAGATCGCCGTTTCG ATCGTCAAAGCTCTGGAGCATCTGCACAGCAACCTGCAGGTCATCCATCGAG ATGTGAAACCGTCCAACGTGCTGATCAACACTCAGGGTCAGGTGAAGATGTGCGACTTCGGCATCAGCGGCTACCTGGTGGACTCGGTGGCGAAGACCATGGACGCTGGCTGCAAACCCTACATGGCG CCGGAGAGAATCAACCCGGAGACGAACCAGAAAGGCTACAACGTCAAATCCGACATCTGGAGTTTAGGAATCACCATG ATCGAGCTCGCCATCCTGCGTTTCCCGTACGACTCGTGGGGGACGCCGttccagcagctgaagcaggtggtggaggagccTTCGCCTCAACTTCCCGCCGGCCAGTTCTCCCCCGAGtttgtggacttcagctctcAGTG TTTGAAGAAAGTTTCCAAAGAGCGTCCGACTTACACAGAACTGATG CAACATCCTTTCTTCACCTCCCACGACACCAAAGAAACGGACGTGGCGAGCTTTGTCCAGGTCATCCTGGGGGACTGA